Proteins encoded within one genomic window of Mya arenaria isolate MELC-2E11 chromosome 13, ASM2691426v1:
- the LOC128214626 gene encoding uncharacterized protein LOC128214626, which translates to MSSRYTLVGAITGVLYSFGWLSFQLFRLVVEARCYDKYSAVESVDLAGAFIAMELPIVLFSLLVVVKFVWKFAKCLKQKKYSRSLSEEVGKKLCKKSDLLYVKALFNPRKYKETDDALTTLPWWKRWFRKFVKPYPGFKFPIAMLITPFVSCIFIYWTIINLATTFDAISHDPFPQYNGLLTAANVIACLITVSCGLRNVYLVLMNYRRDMLCLYRGDRSFIPAVLKNCPPNIYMVSVL; encoded by the exons ATGTCATCTCGTTACACACTGGTCGGCGCCATAACCGGAGTTCTCTACTCATTTGGATG GCTAAGTTTCCAGCTGTTCCGACTTGTGGTTGAGGCAAGATGTTACGACAAGTACAGTGCGGTG gaaTCTGTTGACCTAGCAGGAGCATTTATTGCCATGGAACTTCCGATAGTTTTGTTCAGTCTTCTTGTTGTCGTCAAGTTTGTCTGGAAGTTTGCCAAGTGTCttaaacagaagaaatattCAAGGAGTTTATCAGAGGAG GTTGGAAAAAAGTTATGTAAAAAGTCTGATCTACTGTATGTAAAAGCACTGTTTAATCCAAGAAAGTATAAAGAAACTGATGATGCTTTGAC GACATTGCCTTGGTGGAAGAGATGGTTCCGGAAGTTTGTTAAACCATACCCAGGTTTCAAATTCCCAATTGCAATGCTCATCACACCATTCGTCTCGTGTATCTTTATATACTGG ACGATAATTAACCTTGCAACTACGTTTGATGCAATTTCACATGATCCTTTCCCACAATACAACGGACTGCTTACGG CGGCGAACGTGATTGCCTGTCTGATCACCGTGTCATGTGGCCTAAGAAATGTCTACCTTGTTCTCATGAACTACAg GCGAGATATGCTTTGCTTGTACAGGGGTGACAGGAGTTTCATTCCTGCAGTATTGAAGAATTGCCCTCCAAACATTTACATGGTCAGTGTCTTGTAA